GTCGTAGGGCACGACGGGCTTCTTAGCACGTCCTTCCTCACGTAGCTCAACTACACCGTACTCTTCGAGAGTATGTACGTCGTCATGTACCTCGCTGGGATTACGACCGAGTACCTCGGCTAACTCACGTATGCTTCCGACATCCACAGTCATCAACGTCTGTATGAGCTCTAACCGCTTCGGCGTTAGTAGACGCTGTACGTCAGAAGGTTCTACAAAGATTATACTTGTCTCTGTAACCTCCTCTCCATCGTCGAACTTCCTCGCCTTTTCGAGTGCTTTCTCCTTTGCGTCTTCCCAAGTCTGTGTTTGTATTTTTAGCGTCTTCTCAGTCATGGTTACACCTCCGTGTCGTCTCGGTTCCTGATCTCTTCGACCTCCTCGAAGAACCTCTCCAGATGTTCCTCCACCGACCCCGACCACTCTATAATTTCGGGATCGTCGAGGTCAGCGTAGTGTCGCTCGTGGACTCCGTGACTGTTGTCGTATCTCAGTATCCTCGTACCGTCGTGTACGTACTGAAAGCCGTACTTCACCCCTCTCGGGAATCTGTCGCTTTTGGGCACCGAGGTGAACCGGTACTCGACAAATCCGTCGGGGAATTCGATACGGTTAGGTGTTTCTTCTTCATCTATCTCCATCTGACGACACCATTAGGGTCACAGGCTAACAAAGAACCCGTGTCTGGATAAGTGTTAGGGTGGGAACCTAACAAAGACGACGCCCGGTCTGGTAGCAGCCTGAAATCCCCCCCCATACTTTTATATGGGATCCCTCCGTATGGCATAGACATGGCACAAAAGAACAGGAACGGGGCGGACGACGCCGTCTCGCCGGTTATCGGTGTGATACTGATGGTAGCTATCACCGTGATACTCGCGGCGGTCATCGGAACGTTCGTCCTCGGACTCGGTGGACAGGTACAGCAGAACGCTCAGGCAGGTGTGACGTTTGAGCAATCAAGTAGTGGTCAGGTTAATATAACTCTAAATTCCGTTCAAAGGGCTGACACTATATATGTTAACTGGGGAAATGGCACTACACATGAAGCTTGGGGTAGTCCTAGTTCTAGTATAGGAGATACATTCCATAGCGGTGGTACACTCAGTTCAGGTACACAAGTAGTTGTCATTGGAGAAGTCGACGGCTCGAACTCGACTATCCAGTCGTACACAGTCAAATAAACTAACCCGTCGCACCTTATTTTCCGAGCCGAATAACACACAGTCCGTTTTATCGACTAAAAATATCTACATCCAGACTGTCACCGACCCATCGTCCTCGCTCACGAACGGACTCTCAGAAGGTCGTCGTAGGGAAGACGGATTCCTCGTCGCGTACCGTACGCAGGAGTTCGTACGTATATCTGTCGAACGTGTCCCTTCGTGTCCCGTGGGAGCTGTCGTAACCTCTGATGGTACCGTCTCCAGAGTATCTGAACCGTGATAGCCTCCCATAACGGAGTGTGTATCCCCGTCCCGATTGGTACGCTTGACTCTCTGTCCTACGGACTGAGATACTTCTTAATAGCTCGGCTCTAGTCTCTCGACTATCCCGTCGAAGTCGGTGTCGAAGCTCAGAACCCTGTCAATACTTCTCTCGCGCATCACGGCGACAGTGACAGCGTCGGTGAAAGACAGATCTTGATCCGAGTACTTCTCGAAGATCTCGACGCCTTGCTCGAAGTCGTTCTTCGACACGTGTTCCAGACTTATCCAGTCTCGGTTGAGAATCCTGTCCGAGATCTCCATCGACTCCGAGAACTCTCCGGTTCGTCTGAGTGCGAGAGTAACGGCTTCGTCATAGACGTAATCAGTCGTGTAGGGCTCTCCGTACTTTCCTTTCAGGACTGTCGTAAGAGATTCCTTGGCTCGTCTGTGACGACTCGAAGACCGGTTCTGGTGAGCGTAGAACACACCCGTGTCTATCAGAACCGACATACTATCCGTAGAGTACTTCGTCGATCTCGTCCTCGCCGAGATCCTCATCCCAGTCGGAGATTCCCTCGTGGAAGTCGTCTATCTCGTCGTCGCTGAGAGGCACGGATAACTCCTTGAATGACTCTATTATCTCGTCTTCGGTCGACATAGCGTGGCTGACTACCTTCTCAAGTACCTCTTCCTGTGTGACTTTCTTGCCAGTCTCTATCTTTATTCTAGCTTGTAACTCCTCTATCCTTGATTTTGTTCCCTCGTCTATCTTCACCGATGTGCTCATGTTCATCGTAGAGGATTCTTCTGTATAAACTCTTCCACGCTTAAACCAACTTCTCGTAGACGGACACGGCGTCTGAGACCTCGTATCCCGCTGACTCAAGCGAGTTAACGTAGTCGGAGTCGTCGGGAACGAACGCGAGGACGTCGTCGGCGTCCTCGACACGCGCCTCGGTTCTCATCTGTAGACCGAGGTCGGTTATGTACCGTGTCTTCGCCCACGCAAACCCCATCACGACTTCGTCGCGGTCGTCCTCCTCTGTCGTGTTGACACGGACTCCCGTCGGAAGACACGCTCCGACAGTCTCGCCGTCCTCGTCGCGGAGGTAGAGAGGGTCGAAGTCGACGTCTTCGAGGCTGGTTCCGAGACTCGCCGCCCGCCAGTCACATACGTAGAGACCGCCCATCTCCTCGTGGGCTTCGGTTCCCTCGACGACGTCGGCGAACTCCTCGTTCTCGTCTCTCTCCAGACTCGTCGAGTAAGGAAATCCGAAGGCTCTCGCGTGTCTCAGAGACGCGACGTGTCCGAAGCCGAGATCCTCGAAGAGCTCGTGTCCGACGCTGTTCGACCCGAAGACCATACACCGGATGACCTGTCTTCCTCCTTCGCGTGCCCTCTCCTCGGCTGCCTCAACGAGACGTGTCGCCACACCCTCGCGCCTGTAGTCGGGATCGACCCGTAGCCCCTCTATCCAAGCCTCGTCCTCCGAGACCCCGACGAGATGTATCACACCGACGACTGTGCCTTCGACGTCTCCTACGAGTAGGTCGCCTTCTTCGAGCCAGTCTTCCCAGACTTCGGGTATGTAGTCCCAGCCGTCCCAGGTCTCCGAGGCGAATCCGAGTACGTCTTCTCGGTCCTCGGGACGAGCGTCTCTGATCCCTATCTCCATGGACGTGATGTCTCGGTGATCTCTCCCGCGAGGCTCTCCTCCATCGCAGACTCGGGGTCGTCTGTGTTAGCCAGAACCCACATCAGCTTGACGTATGCCGTCTCGGGGAGACTGTCGCCCGCCTCGACGACTCCCGCCTCCAAGAGGTCACGTCCCGTGTCGTAGACCCTGTCACAGACACGTCCCTCGATACACTGTGACGTCATAACGAAGACGGGGTCGAGTCCGTCGATCTTCTCGACCCAGTCCGACTTGACGTGTCCGAGTCCTGTTCCCTCAAGAACCACACCGTCCTTCTCGGAGTAGAAGTCGAGTATCTCGCCGTCGCTTCCTGGCGTGTACTTCACGAGTTCGACGTCGGTGTTGAGGTCGTCCTCAAGCCGGAGTTCGTTCTCACCTCTCTCGTCGTACTCCCTCCTCGTAGTTATCTCACCCGTCTCGTACTCTATTTCGCCGAGCGGCTTCCTACCGACTGTCTCGAAGGCGTCACGTCGGCTCGTGTGGTTCTTCCTGACCCTCGTCGCCCTGTGGAGAGCACATCTGTGGTCGCTCTCGTCGGCGTGCATACAGACGAGAACCTCGGCTATGTCCGACTTCGCCGCTTCGACTGCACAGACTGCGTTGACGACGTTGTCACTCGAAGGACGGTCAGCCGACCTCTGTGACCCCACGAAGACGACAGGAACCGGGCTGTCGAGCATGAACGCGAGCGCGCTCGCGGTGTGCTGCATCGTGTCTGTGCCGTGCATAACCACGACGCCGTCGGCACCCGACTCTATCTCGTCCCTGACAGCACGCGCTAGCTCCTGCCAGTGTTCGGGAGTCATGTTCTCGCTGAGTATGTTCGAGACGACACGTCCCCTGTAGTTGGCGAGTCCCGCGAGGTCAGGGACGGCTCTCAGGACGTCCTCGGCGTCGAACTGTGCCGTGACGGCTCCGGTGCGGTAGTCGACGGTCGAGGCTATCGTACCGCCCGTAGATATTAATGAGACTGTGGGAAGGTCGTCCTCGAATACGACCTCTGTCTCTTCTTCGTCCTCCGACTTCTCTGTCTCTGACTTCTGGCTGACCTCCTCACCTTCGTCTATGACCTCGATCTCCGCATTCTCGCGGTCTATTCCGACGTTGTAGCCTCCTTCGATCTTGACCACGAGATGTTCGTCGTCCGACGACGGCAGGAGTATTCCCTCGAACTCCTCGCCCTCGCTCTCTACTCTGACCGTGTCTCCTTCCTTAGCCTTAGCTGTCATTTTTTATCTCCTCGGCTGCGTCTGAGAGGTTTTCTCTGGATGTCTGGAGGTCTTCCTCTGTCTTATTCAATCTGTCCAAGTCGGAGTCTACAGACTCGCGGAACTCCTCTACCGCGGTCTCTACCTCACCCGGACCGCCGTACGAGTCACGTGTCTCGACGTTCTTACGCGGGTCGAGTGCCTCACGTATCTTCTCGTCGTCTACTCCGAGTCTCTCTCCCGTAATCTCACGTCCGACCTCCTCGACATCCTCGCCACTCACGTCACCGTCACCGTCGTCGTACTCCGCGGCTACTTCTCCGACTATGTGGTGTGCGGTACGGAAAGCCATCCCCGTCTCACGAACCAGAAGATCGGCGAGCTCAGTCGCTCCCGTGAATCCCTCTCGTGTACTCTCCTCGGCGCGGTCGCGGTCGAACTCGGCGGTCTCTACGGCTCCCGCGATCACCTCTACGCTCTCACGTGTCGTCTCGAACGCCTCCCAGAGATGCTTGGTAGCCTCCTGGAGGTCACGGTTGTACGCCATCGGGAGTCCCTTGGTTATAGACAGAAGCGAGTCGAGCGCGCCGTGTACGGTTCCCGTCTTGCCCCTCGCTAGCTCCGCAGTGTCGGGGTTCTTCTTCTGTGGCATTATGCTCGAACTACTCGCGTACCTGTCGTCCAACTCGACGAATCCGAACTCCGACGAGCTCCAGAGGAAGATATCCTCACAGAGACGTGAAAGGTTCGTAGCCGCGTTCGAGGCTGCGCTCGCCGACTCGACCGCGAAGTCACGTGACGCTACCCCGTCCATCGAGTTACGTGTCGGCGAGTCGAATCCGAGAAGCTCAGTCGTTCTGTGTCTGTCTATCCCGAAGCCCGTCCCCGCGAAGGCGGCACTTCCGAGAGGATTCCGGTTGACCCTTCGGTATACGTCGAGGAGGCGGTCGACGTCCCTCTCGAAAGCCGCGGCGTGGGCGAGGAGATGGTGTCCGACCGTCGTGGGCTGTGCACGCTGGAGATGTGTGTAACCCGAGACGAGCCAGTCTGAGGTCTCCTCGGCGCGGTCGACGAGAGACTCACGGAGACCGATGAGCGAAGAAGCGAGACGGAGTATCTCTTCTCTCAGACGGAGACGGATACACGTCGCGACCTCGTCGTTGCGCGAACGTGCGGTATGGAGACGTCCACCGACGTCCTCTCCGACTCTGTCTATCACGGCTTCCTCTATCGCGGGATGTACGTCCTCGTGTCCCTCGGGGAGAGCGTCGAATCCCTCTTTTTCGACCTCGTCGAGTGCACCGAGTATCGACGCCGCGTCGTCCTCGTCGAGTATTCCCTGTTCGGCGAGCATCACTACGTGGGCGCGTCCTACGTCTATGTCTGCCTCGAATATCCAGTCGTCGGAGTCGAAAGACGACAGGAACCGTGTCACGTCCTCGTCGGTCGCAGACAGACGTCCACGTCTGACTAGATCGGTCATACCCTGAGTACTTCGTCCAACCACTTGACTTTCGCCTTTCCACAAATCTCTGATCTGTGTTTGTGTTACAGCCAACCGAAGATCACGTATTTCCGAAGGAGATAAGCCGTATAAGAGGTTAGGTAACGTCGTAAGTCCCGTGGTGTAGCGGCCAATCATAGGGGCCTTTGGAGCCCCTGACGGCGGTTCGAATCCGCCCGGGACTACTTCGAACACAGTTCTCAGAGCACCTCGCGGATTCGAATTAGGGATGGTACTGACCGAGGTTCGAATCCGCCCGGGACTATCCTCTCTTGCGATTAACATCTGGTAAAATCTCTGAAATTAAAGATGTCTTTACCGT
The sequence above is a segment of the Candidatus Afararchaeum irisae genome. Coding sequences within it:
- a CDS encoding transcriptional regulator, with the protein product MTEKTLKIQTQTWEDAKEKALEKARKFDDGEEVTETSIIFVEPSDVQRLLTPKRLELIQTLMTVDVGSIRELAEVLGRNPSEVHDDVHTLEEYGVVELREEGRAKKPVVPYDDIDINVSISRKNAVSAHG
- a CDS encoding DUF6516 family protein: MEIDEEETPNRIEFPDGFVEYRFTSVPKSDRFPRGVKYGFQYVHDGTRILRYDNSHGVHERHYADLDDPEIIEWSGSVEEHLERFFEEVEEIRNRDDTEV
- a CDS encoding type IV pilin N-terminal domain-containing protein, which codes for MAQKNRNGADDAVSPVIGVILMVAITVILAAVIGTFVLGLGGQVQQNAQAGVTFEQSSSGQVNITLNSVQRADTIYVNWGNGTTHEAWGSPSSSIGDTFHSGGTLSSGTQVVVIGEVDGSNSTIQSYTVK
- a CDS encoding PIN domain-containing protein — protein: MSVLIDTGVFYAHQNRSSSRHRRAKESLTTVLKGKYGEPYTTDYVYDEAVTLALRRTGEFSESMEISDRILNRDWISLEHVSKNDFEQGVEIFEKYSDQDLSFTDAVTVAVMRERSIDRVLSFDTDFDGIVERLEPSY
- a CDS encoding GNAT family N-acetyltransferase, whose amino-acid sequence is MEIGIRDARPEDREDVLGFASETWDGWDYIPEVWEDWLEEGDLLVGDVEGTVVGVIHLVGVSEDEAWIEGLRVDPDYRREGVATRLVEAAEERAREGGRQVIRCMVFGSNSVGHELFEDLGFGHVASLRHARAFGFPYSTSLERDENEEFADVVEGTEAHEEMGGLYVCDWRAASLGTSLEDVDFDPLYLRDEDGETVGACLPTGVRVNTTEEDDRDEVVMGFAWAKTRYITDLGLQMRTEARVEDADDVLAFVPDDSDYVNSLESAGYEVSDAVSVYEKLV
- the gatD gene encoding Glu-tRNA(Gln) amidotransferase subunit GatD, yielding MTAKAKEGDTVRVESEGEEFEGILLPSSDDEHLVVKIEGGYNVGIDRENAEIEVIDEGEEVSQKSETEKSEDEEETEVVFEDDLPTVSLISTGGTIASTVDYRTGAVTAQFDAEDVLRAVPDLAGLANYRGRVVSNILSENMTPEHWQELARAVRDEIESGADGVVVMHGTDTMQHTASALAFMLDSPVPVVFVGSQRSADRPSSDNVVNAVCAVEAAKSDIAEVLVCMHADESDHRCALHRATRVRKNHTSRRDAFETVGRKPLGEIEYETGEITTRREYDERGENELRLEDDLNTDVELVKYTPGSDGEILDFYSEKDGVVLEGTGLGHVKSDWVEKIDGLDPVFVMTSQCIEGRVCDRVYDTGRDLLEAGVVEAGDSLPETAYVKLMWVLANTDDPESAMEESLAGEITETSRPWR
- the argH gene encoding argininosuccinate lyase, with amino-acid sequence MTDLVRRGRLSATDEDVTRFLSSFDSDDWIFEADIDVGRAHVVMLAEQGILDEDDAASILGALDEVEKEGFDALPEGHEDVHPAIEEAVIDRVGEDVGGRLHTARSRNDEVATCIRLRLREEILRLASSLIGLRESLVDRAEETSDWLVSGYTHLQRAQPTTVGHHLLAHAAAFERDVDRLLDVYRRVNRNPLGSAAFAGTGFGIDRHRTTELLGFDSPTRNSMDGVASRDFAVESASAASNAATNLSRLCEDIFLWSSSEFGFVELDDRYASSSSIMPQKKNPDTAELARGKTGTVHGALDSLLSITKGLPMAYNRDLQEATKHLWEAFETTRESVEVIAGAVETAEFDRDRAEESTREGFTGATELADLLVRETGMAFRTAHHIVGEVAAEYDDGDGDVSGEDVEEVGREITGERLGVDDEKIREALDPRKNVETRDSYGGPGEVETAVEEFRESVDSDLDRLNKTEEDLQTSRENLSDAAEEIKNDS